A window of the Bacillus sp. A301a_S52 genome harbors these coding sequences:
- the hrcA gene encoding heat-inducible transcriptional repressor HrcA: protein MLTERQLMILKAIVNDYITNAEPVGSRSVSKRDDINYSPATIRNEMSDLEDLGFLEKPHSSAGRIPSQKGYRYYVDHLLSPSKLKKSDVTNIQGMLANKFSEFEQVVDQAAKVLSNLTSYTSIVLGPEVFESTLKQIQLIPISDNQAVAIIVTDTGHVENQTVHFPGKLEGNELEKVVNILNERLRGVPLVELKRRLNNEIASLLKQYVKQYEEMVAMLHEVFKNHQNEKVFYGGKTNILAQPEFHDVERVRDILNIFEEDALVSKLFRSEEHGLTIKIGEENRFAPFANCTIITATYSLDGKYMGTVGLLGPTRMEYSRVVSIMDYLSKDMSKLLTAWYKDKG, encoded by the coding sequence ATGTTGACAGAACGTCAGTTAATGATCCTTAAAGCGATTGTAAATGATTACATTACAAATGCTGAACCTGTGGGATCGAGAAGCGTATCAAAACGGGATGATATAAACTATAGTCCTGCAACGATAAGGAATGAAATGTCAGACTTGGAAGATTTAGGGTTCTTGGAGAAGCCACACAGTTCAGCGGGGAGAATCCCTTCACAAAAGGGTTATCGATATTATGTGGATCATTTATTATCTCCCTCCAAGCTAAAGAAAAGTGATGTTACAAATATTCAAGGCATGCTGGCAAATAAATTCAGTGAGTTTGAACAAGTTGTGGATCAAGCTGCGAAGGTATTGTCTAATTTGACGAGTTACACGTCAATTGTCCTTGGTCCTGAAGTATTTGAATCGACCCTAAAGCAAATTCAGCTCATTCCTATTTCTGACAACCAAGCGGTAGCTATAATCGTAACAGATACTGGTCATGTGGAAAATCAGACTGTCCACTTTCCAGGAAAGCTCGAAGGAAATGAGCTAGAGAAAGTGGTTAACATATTGAATGAACGGCTTCGTGGGGTCCCGTTAGTGGAACTAAAAAGAAGATTAAACAATGAAATAGCCAGCTTACTCAAACAATATGTCAAGCAATATGAAGAAATGGTGGCTATGTTGCACGAGGTGTTTAAAAATCATCAAAATGAGAAAGTCTTCTATGGGGGGAAAACAAACATTTTAGCTCAACCTGAATTTCATGATGTTGAGCGAGTGAGAGATATTCTTAACATCTTTGAAGAAGATGCTCTTGTTTCTAAATTATTCCGATCGGAAGAGCACGGTCTTACGATCAAAATTGGTGAGGAAAATCGATTTGCTCCGTTTGCTAACTGTACGATTATCACAGCTACGTATTCGCTTGATGGAAAGTATATGGGGACGGTTGGTTTACTAGGCCCGACGCGAATGGAATACTCGAGAGTGGTTAGCATTATGGACTATTTATCAAAAGACATGTCGAAGCTACTGACAGCGTGGTATAAAGACAAAGGATAA
- the lepA gene encoding elongation factor 4 — translation MKPEERIKRRDKIRNFSIIAHIDHGKSTLADRILEKTSALTQREMKDQMLDAMDLERERGITIKLNAVQLTYKANDGVDYIFHLIDTPGHVDFAYEVSRSLAACEGALLIVDAAQGIEAQTLANVYLALDNDLEILPVINKIDLPSAEPERVKQEVEDVIGLPMDDCLLASAKNGIGIDDILESIVKNVPAPSGDPEAPLKAMIFDSLYDPYRGVIVYLRITEGTVKPGEKVKMMATGKEFEVQEIGVFTPKPVAQEELTVGDVGFMIASIKNVSDSRVGDTVTHAERPTAEALPGYRKLNPMVFCGLYPVDTTDYNALREALEKLELNDASLQFEAETSQALGFGFRCGFLGLLHMEIIQERIEREFNIDLITTAPSVVYEVLLTDGTSLRIDNPADMPEAQKVEHVQEPYVKAEVMVPNDYVGAVMELCQKKRGDYVDMKYLDENRVNIVYQLPLSEIVYDFFDTLKSSTKGYASFDYELIGYKESNLVKMDILLNGEKIDALSVIVHRDSAYDRGKSIVEKLKELIPRQQFEVPVQASIGQKIISRSTIKAMRKNVLAKCYGGDISRKRKLLEKQKEGKKRMKNVGNVEVPQEAFMSVLSMDDNK, via the coding sequence ATGAAGCCTGAAGAACGTATTAAAAGACGGGATAAGATCCGTAATTTTTCTATTATTGCACATATCGACCATGGAAAATCAACATTGGCCGATCGAATTTTAGAGAAAACGAGTGCCTTGACACAGCGGGAAATGAAAGATCAAATGCTTGATGCGATGGATCTTGAGCGTGAACGAGGTATTACAATTAAACTAAACGCTGTGCAATTAACTTATAAAGCGAACGACGGTGTTGACTATATTTTTCATTTAATTGATACGCCAGGACACGTGGATTTTGCCTATGAAGTCTCTCGAAGTCTGGCAGCTTGTGAAGGCGCCCTGCTTATCGTGGATGCTGCTCAAGGTATCGAGGCCCAAACATTGGCTAATGTATATTTAGCCCTTGATAATGACTTGGAAATATTGCCTGTCATTAATAAAATTGACTTACCAAGTGCTGAACCTGAACGAGTTAAGCAAGAAGTAGAAGATGTGATTGGTTTGCCGATGGATGACTGTTTATTAGCCTCTGCTAAAAATGGGATAGGTATTGATGACATTTTAGAATCCATTGTTAAAAATGTACCTGCGCCATCTGGTGATCCTGAAGCGCCGCTCAAAGCGATGATTTTTGACTCTCTATATGATCCATATCGTGGCGTAATCGTGTACTTGCGAATAACGGAGGGGACGGTTAAGCCGGGAGAAAAAGTGAAAATGATGGCTACAGGCAAGGAATTTGAAGTACAAGAAATTGGGGTCTTCACCCCTAAACCAGTGGCTCAAGAAGAGCTGACAGTAGGCGATGTTGGATTTATGATTGCCTCGATTAAAAATGTCAGTGACAGCCGGGTTGGGGACACGGTAACACATGCAGAAAGACCGACTGCGGAAGCGTTGCCAGGATATCGAAAGCTTAATCCGATGGTTTTTTGTGGCTTATATCCAGTAGATACAACAGATTATAACGCTCTTCGAGAAGCACTTGAGAAATTAGAGTTAAACGACGCGTCATTGCAATTTGAAGCGGAAACGTCTCAAGCATTAGGTTTTGGCTTTCGCTGTGGATTCTTAGGTCTTCTCCATATGGAGATCATTCAAGAGCGTATCGAAAGAGAGTTTAATATTGATCTGATAACGACGGCTCCGAGCGTTGTTTATGAAGTTCTTTTAACGGATGGAACATCCCTTAGAATTGATAACCCTGCTGATATGCCTGAAGCTCAAAAAGTAGAACACGTTCAAGAGCCGTATGTAAAAGCTGAAGTAATGGTTCCAAATGATTATGTTGGGGCAGTGATGGAGCTATGTCAGAAAAAACGTGGCGACTATGTAGATATGAAATACTTGGATGAGAACAGGGTAAACATCGTTTATCAATTGCCGCTTTCAGAAATCGTCTACGATTTCTTTGATACGTTAAAATCAAGTACAAAAGGCTATGCGTCTTTTGATTATGAGCTTATTGGTTATAAGGAAAGTAACCTCGTTAAGATGGATATTCTTCTAAATGGTGAAAAAATTGATGCTTTATCTGTTATTGTTCACCGCGACTCAGCTTATGACCGTGGAAAGAGCATCGTTGAAAAGCTAAAGGAATTAATTCCTCGTCAGCAATTTGAAGTACCAGTTCAAGCGAGTATTGGTCAAAAAATAATTTCTAGATCAACTATTAAGGCTATGAGAAAAAATGTTTTAGCTAAATGTTACGGTGGCGATATTTCACGTAAACGAAAGCTTCTTGAGAAACAAAAAGAAGGTAAAAAGCGAATGAAAAACGTTGGGAACGTAGAAGTGCCGCAAGAAGCCTTTATGTCTGTGCTTAGTATGGACGACAATAAGTAA
- a CDS encoding oxygen-independent coproporphyrinogen III oxidase, translating to MPQSLYVHVPFCEQICHYCDFNKFFLKNQPIEEYLELCEREMLQTVIAFPPEKELSTIYIGGGTPTALTTSQLNYLLTAIKRHFPISEKVEWTVEVNPGSADEEKLSMMHELGVNRLSIGAQTFDPHLLKAINRDHEPSEVAKTVALSKKVGITNLSIDMMFGLPDQSIDQWKQSLEELCQLPITHVSAYSLKIEEKTVFYQLMRKGKLSLPGQEIEAGMYHYMLDKLAQDGFHHYEISNFAKLPYESQHNLTYWNNEEYYGIGAGAHSYVEGIRRANHGPLPKYMKAIKEKKLPYFEEHHVSLKEQMEEQMFMGLRKLTGVSFEIFKRRFGKDLYDVFPQAVTDLISRGLLIDAKTHLKLSKEGLLLGNEVFEQFLLND from the coding sequence ATGCCACAATCACTTTATGTCCATGTTCCTTTTTGCGAACAAATCTGTCATTATTGTGATTTCAATAAATTCTTTTTAAAAAACCAACCTATTGAAGAATACCTTGAGTTGTGTGAGCGCGAAATGTTGCAAACAGTTATAGCTTTTCCTCCTGAAAAGGAATTGTCGACGATCTATATTGGCGGGGGAACCCCTACCGCTCTTACGACAAGTCAATTAAACTATTTACTTACAGCGATTAAAAGGCACTTCCCTATTAGTGAAAAAGTCGAATGGACAGTGGAAGTAAATCCAGGAAGTGCTGATGAGGAAAAGTTGTCGATGATGCATGAGCTAGGGGTAAATAGACTAAGTATCGGGGCTCAAACGTTTGACCCTCATTTATTGAAAGCAATCAATCGGGATCACGAACCGTCAGAGGTAGCTAAAACTGTGGCATTAAGTAAGAAGGTTGGGATTACTAATTTATCGATCGATATGATGTTTGGATTACCTGATCAATCAATCGATCAATGGAAGCAATCGTTAGAAGAGCTATGCCAGCTACCGATTACCCATGTTAGTGCGTATTCTTTAAAAATTGAAGAAAAAACAGTGTTTTATCAGTTAATGAGAAAGGGTAAATTGTCTTTGCCTGGTCAAGAAATAGAAGCTGGTATGTATCACTATATGTTGGATAAGCTTGCTCAAGACGGGTTTCACCATTATGAGATAAGCAATTTTGCTAAGCTACCATACGAAAGTCAGCATAACCTGACTTATTGGAATAACGAAGAGTACTATGGTATCGGAGCAGGTGCTCATAGCTATGTGGAAGGGATAAGGCGAGCAAATCATGGACCATTGCCTAAATATATGAAGGCGATTAAAGAAAAGAAATTACCTTACTTTGAAGAACATCACGTGTCTCTGAAAGAACAAATGGAAGAACAAATGTTCATGGGTCTGCGTAAATTAACGGGTGTTTCATTTGAAATTTTTAAGAGGCGCTTTGGAAAAGACCTCTATGATGTTTTCCCACAAGCAGTGACAGATTTAATTAGCAGGGGATTACTCATAGATGCAAAAACACATCTAAAACTCTCAAAAGAGGGACTTCTTCTCGGAAATGAAGTGTTTGAACAGTTTTTACTGAATGATTAA